In Arachis hypogaea cultivar Tifrunner chromosome 2, arahy.Tifrunner.gnm2.J5K5, whole genome shotgun sequence, a genomic segment contains:
- the LOC112723859 gene encoding uncharacterized protein translates to MLSSPILHGRLGKWMLALTEFSLHFVPARAVKGQVLADFLVDHPCIDIDESLLGFVGLVPWKLYFNGSCHMGGVGIEILIISPSGEPSKFLFELNYSCSNNEAEYEALIMGLELLLERGVKNVEIFGDSQLVVRQVSLEYRCVSENLRKYFDVATKLLSKFDNVIVRHVLRELNQEANELAQIASRYKIKLSTLEKLVRIKGIFMPLREREVLSLEKLDPEDWRAPLVEYLENPSLSVDRKLKYMAQSYVLMNNVLFKKYVDGNLLTCLGEKEAYLALAEVHEGICGAHQSGEKMKWVINRRRLYWSTIQRDCINYARSCEECQKHGSLQHILASELHVIIKPWPFRGWALDLIG, encoded by the coding sequence ATGTTGTCTTCTCCTATATTGCATGGTAGATTAGGAAAATGGATGTTGGCCTTAACGGAATTTTCTTTACATTTTGTTCCTGCGAGGGCCGTTAAGGGTCAGGTTCTAGCTGATTTCCTAGTTGACCATCCTTGTATTGACATTGATGAAAGTTTACTCGGTTTCGTTGGTTTGGTGCCTTGGAAATTATATTTCAACGGTTCATGCCATATGGGTGGTGTTGGTatagaaattttaattatttctccaAGCGGCGAGCCAAGTAAATTCctctttgaattgaattattcatGTTCCAATAATGAGGCAGAGTATGAAGCGTTAATAATGGGACTGGAATTATTATTGGAAAGAGGAGTTAAAAATGTGGAAATTTTTGGAGATTCACAGCTTGTAGTCCGTCAAGTATCACTTGAGTATAGGTGTGTTAGTGAAAATTTAAGAAAGTATTTCGATGTGGCCACAAAGTTGTTGAGCAAATTTGACAATGTCATTGTAAGACACGTTCTAAGGGAGCTAAATCAAGAAGCAAATGAATTAGCTCAAATTGCTTCAAGATATAAGATCAAACTCTCAAcactagaaaaattggtaaggatAAAGGGCATATTTATGCCTTTGAGAGAAAGAGAAGTGTTGTCATTAGAAAAGCTAGACCCAGAAGATTGGAGAGCACCACTTGTGGAGTATTTAGAAAATCCAAGCCTTAGTGTCGATAGAAAACTTAAATACATGGCTCAAAGTTATGTTCTAATGAATAATGTcttgtttaaaaaatatgttgATGGAAACCTCTTGACATGTTTGGGAGAAAAGGAAGCATATTTGGCTCTTGCTGAAGTGCATGAGGGAATTTGTGGTGCCCATCAATCAGGGGAAAAAATGAAATGGGTGATAAATAGGAGAAGATTGTATTGGTCAACTATTCAAAGAGATTGTATAAATTATGCCAGGTCCTGTGAAGAATGCCAAAAACATGGAAGCCTTCAACATATTCTAGCGTCAGAATTGCATGTTATAATTAAGCCatggccatttagaggttgggctCTAGATCTTATCGGGTAG